From the Halopelagius longus genome, the window TCGACGATGCCGCGGACGGGCGTCGTCCCGCCCTTCGAGATTGCGCCGAGGCTCTTCTCCTCGATGGTGGTGAGGCCGCCCTCCTGATTCCCGGGCGTCGGTTGCGCGCCGCGGAGGTCAACGCCCATCAGTTCGGCCATCCCCTCGCGTTTCTCGACCCGGTCGAGGAGTTTCGCGCGCGTCTCCTCGTCCACGCACCGGTCCGCGAGAATGTGTTCGGCGCCGATGAACTCCGGCGTCTCGCTGAAGCAGGCGGTGCCGCCCGCCTCGACGAGTCGGTCGCAGGTCGCGCCGACCGCCGGGTTGGCCGCGATTCCGCTGGTCGCGTCGCTACCGCCGCACTCCACGCCGAAGACGAGTTCCGAGACGTCCGCCTCCTCGCGTCTGGCGCGTTTCGCCTCCTCGTCGAGGCGTTCGAGGCGCTCTGCGCCCTCCGCGAGGGCGGCCTCGGTGCCGCCGGCCTCGCGTATCGTGAGCGTCTCGACGGCCGCCCCGTCGGCGGCGATGCTGTCCGCGATATCGTCGGCGTCGATGTCCTCGGTGCCGAGTTCGACGACGAGGGCCGCTCCGACGTTCGGGTTCCGTCCGACGCCGGTCAACACTCGCTCGGTCTGCCGCCTCGCCGGGTCCGGTTGGCTCGTTCCGAGTTGGTGCGGCGTCGCCCGCGCCCACGCGCCGGCCTCCGCGGCCACCGCCGACGCGACGGCGGAGGCGGCGACCGACGTGGGGAGGACGGCGACGTGGTTGCGGACGCCCACTCGGCCGTCCGGCCTGCGGTAGCCGCTAAACGTGTGACCCATGGGAACGAGTGTCGATGACGAGCGTGTTAGTCTTTTCGCCGGCGGGAGACCGAGTGTTCGTTCCGCTCCCGGTTCGGTCGAAAGAATAGTTCACTCACCGACTCGGGCGGAGAGGGGGCCGGTCGCTCGCCCTCGCCGCCCGTCACTTCACCACGTCTATCTTGTCGCGGTCCAGCGACATCCACACCGCGCCGATGACGACGAACCCGAGGATTATCTCTTGGACGAACGAGCCGATGCCGTTGAGGTCCAGTCCGTTCTGGAGGACCTGGATGACCATCACGCCGATGATGGTTCGGTGGGGGCCGCCGACGCCGCCGGTCAGGGCGGTGCCGCCCATCACGATGGCGGCGATGCTGGGGAGGAGGAAGCCGTCGCCCATCGTCGCCTGCCCCGAGGAGATGCGGGCGGCCAGCAACGCCCCGGCGATGCCGCAGAGCAGCCCCGAGAGGACGAACACGCCGATTTTGTACCGGTCCACCTTCACGCCCGAGAGGTCCGCAACTTTCTCAGACTCCCCCAGCGCGTAGGTGTAGCGGCCGAACGACGTCTTCCACGCGACGAACGAGGTAATCGCGTAGATGAGCAGTCCCCAGAGGACGAGGTTCGGAACCGTCGGAATCAGTTCGCCCGTCGCTACCCACTGGGCCTGTTCGTTCCGGAACGGGATGGACGACCCGTCGGTCAGAAGCAGCGCCGACCCCTGCGCGATGGAGAGCGTTCCGAGGGTGACGAGGAACGACGGCAGTTTCAGTTTGGCGAAGATGACGCCGTTTACGGTGCCCGCCGCGACGCCGACGAGGATGCCGACCGGAATCGCCAAAATTCCGATCTGGTTGACCATCATCGCGGTGACGACGCCGGTGAGGCCCACCAACGCCGCCACCGAGAGGTCGATGCTCTGCTGTAGGATGGGGAACGTCCCCGCGAGGGCCACGAGCAGCAGAATCATGCTGTTGTTCAGGATGCCGATGAAGTT encodes:
- a CDS encoding UxaA family hydrolase, with the protein product MGHTFSGYRRPDGRVGVRNHVAVLPTSVAASAVASAVAAEAGAWARATPHQLGTSQPDPARRQTERVLTGVGRNPNVGAALVVELGTEDIDADDIADSIAADGAAVETLTIREAGGTEAALAEGAERLERLDEEAKRARREEADVSELVFGVECGGSDATSGIAANPAVGATCDRLVEAGGTACFSETPEFIGAEHILADRCVDEETRAKLLDRVEKREGMAELMGVDLRGAQPTPGNQEGGLTTIEEKSLGAISKGGTTPVRGIVEYGEDLPVGGGLVLMDTPGYDVESVVGKVAGGAQAIAFTTGRGSTTGNPVAPVIKVTGNPKTWETMATNIDVNAGTVFDGESVDSVGERVFETLVEVADGRRTESEHRRLEEFAINEIQPRELDAEAGA
- a CDS encoding ABC transporter permease, producing the protein MLIILVALFSFTSDVFATYGNFIGILNNSMILLLVALAGTFPILQQSIDLSVAALVGLTGVVTAMMVNQIGILAIPVGILVGVAAGTVNGVIFAKLKLPSFLVTLGTLSIAQGSALLLTDGSSIPFRNEQAQWVATGELIPTVPNLVLWGLLIYAITSFVAWKTSFGRYTYALGESEKVADLSGVKVDRYKIGVFVLSGLLCGIAGALLAARISSGQATMGDGFLLPSIAAIVMGGTALTGGVGGPHRTIIGVMVIQVLQNGLDLNGIGSFVQEIILGFVVIGAVWMSLDRDKIDVVK